In a genomic window of Allomeiothermus silvanus DSM 9946:
- a CDS encoding outer membrane lipoprotein carrier protein LolA, producing the protein MICASLVFAQSAADIVKQVQANLEKSPWEATITGKVQTPDGSTQDAELRLQVVPGTNRVARVEFNKPASLEGNFVVIDDKEVWNYLFLTNQVIIQPRAKAKVEGLGVNLTSLGDLEELTGRLNLRPPVEVNTPDGPAWRIVGTPKDNSLGFAQIELVVLKSDPRPISIRLLDSSNKVLAELNFRNFKRTNLTASALRKRPADAEVVRR; encoded by the coding sequence ATGATCTGTGCCAGCTTGGTTTTTGCCCAGAGTGCTGCGGATATCGTCAAACAGGTGCAGGCCAACCTGGAAAAATCCCCCTGGGAAGCCACCATCACCGGCAAGGTGCAAACCCCCGACGGCTCCACCCAAGACGCCGAACTGAGGTTGCAGGTAGTGCCGGGAACCAACCGGGTGGCCCGGGTGGAGTTCAATAAGCCGGCGAGCCTCGAGGGGAACTTCGTGGTGATCGACGACAAGGAGGTTTGGAACTATCTGTTCCTTACCAATCAAGTCATCATCCAACCGCGTGCCAAGGCCAAAGTGGAGGGCTTGGGGGTTAACCTTACCTCCCTCGGGGATCTCGAGGAACTCACGGGCCGCCTCAACCTGCGGCCCCCAGTGGAGGTGAATACTCCGGATGGCCCGGCCTGGCGCATCGTCGGTACCCCCAAGGATAACTCGTTGGGTTTCGCCCAGATCGAGCTTGTGGTGCTCAAAAGCGACCCCCGCCCTATCTCGATCCGCCTCTTGGACTCTTCGAACAAGGTGCTGGCCGAACTCAACTTCCGTAACTTCAAGCGCACCAACCTGACCGCCAGCGCTTTGCGCAAGCGCCCCGCCGATGCCGAGGTGGTCAGGC
- a CDS encoding ABC transporter permease: MNRIAALARKEFTQIRRDHVLSRLIVGLPIVMTLLFGYAINFTLSGIRLAVYDGSQDRISQYLLQELQKEDRFRITYAARRPEEVPQAIQENKARVGLVIPAGALQTVRQDQAVQLEVYVDGSDPNFAFQAQAALRKVLGDVNSRLLAGKVLAGAATAPPLTPTFHTLYNPDNKTAWFMIPGIIGLIMTIFTVLLTALSIVRESESRTMESLIASPIKPYEVVLGKVLPYFVIAALVSLVVLAIGHWVFGVPVRGSLLWLLSLIVLFVLGSLGVGVLISTLARTQIQAVFGTFAYIMPTIFLSGFVFPIEGMPTFFRWLSVLIPTRYLIDGTRGIMLRGAGLEALWIDLVALVIFSTAVLGLASLRFGKRLVA; encoded by the coding sequence ATGAACCGTATCGCTGCCCTAGCCCGCAAGGAGTTCACCCAGATTCGCCGCGACCACGTGCTCTCAAGGCTAATCGTGGGCTTGCCCATCGTCATGACGTTGCTTTTCGGCTACGCCATCAACTTCACCCTCTCCGGTATCCGGCTGGCGGTCTACGACGGCTCGCAGGACCGCATCAGCCAGTACCTGCTGCAGGAGTTGCAAAAAGAAGACCGCTTCCGCATCACCTATGCTGCCCGCCGCCCCGAAGAGGTTCCCCAGGCCATCCAAGAGAACAAGGCTCGGGTGGGTCTGGTTATTCCTGCAGGTGCCCTTCAGACCGTGCGACAGGACCAGGCGGTGCAACTCGAGGTGTACGTAGACGGCTCCGACCCTAACTTCGCCTTTCAAGCCCAGGCCGCTTTGCGCAAGGTTTTGGGGGATGTGAACTCGAGACTACTGGCCGGCAAAGTGCTGGCGGGCGCTGCGACCGCCCCGCCGCTTACTCCTACTTTTCATACCCTCTACAACCCGGATAACAAAACCGCTTGGTTCATGATTCCCGGCATCATCGGCTTGATCATGACCATCTTCACGGTGCTCCTCACCGCCTTATCCATTGTGCGCGAGAGCGAGAGCCGTACCATGGAATCCCTCATCGCTAGCCCCATCAAGCCCTACGAGGTGGTGCTGGGTAAGGTGCTGCCCTATTTTGTGATTGCAGCGCTGGTCTCGTTAGTGGTGCTCGCCATAGGACACTGGGTTTTCGGGGTGCCGGTGCGCGGAAGCTTGTTGTGGCTGCTCAGCCTGATCGTGCTCTTCGTGCTGGGCTCGCTGGGGGTGGGGGTGCTCATCTCGACGTTAGCCCGTACCCAGATCCAAGCGGTGTTTGGTACGTTCGCCTACATCATGCCCACCATCTTTTTATCGGGGTTTGTTTTTCCCATCGAAGGCATGCCCACCTTCTTTCGCTGGCTTTCTGTGCTGATTCCTACCCGTTACCTGATTGATGGGACACGGGGGATCATGTTGCGCGGGGCGGGCCTCGAGGCCCTGTGGATAGACTTGGTCGCACTGGTCATCTTCAGCACCGCCGTGCTCGGTCTGGCCAGCCTGAGGTTTGGCAAGCGGCTGGTGGCTTAA
- a CDS encoding ABC transporter ATP-binding protein, which translates to MDAQSASAPGVRVEGVSRRFGGLLALDRVSLEVRPGEVFGLLGPNGSGKTTLIRILTGVLLPSSGSAQVAGLDVGRHPEAVKAVIGYSTQEASVYRDLTVRENLEFRARLYLEPKGVPYAVQETLRRFGLQEFADRLAGSLSGGWRQRLAIAQAVVHGPRVVFLDEPTTGLNPVSRRTIWDLIHQEAMRGAVVFVTTHYMDEAERCHRLALLYEGKIIAQGTPHELEQLALQNARIAYSETTLPLEQIRRMPGVLDGWPSGNGVRLILEGGGPTPDLPLQTIYPNLEDVFIVLTKYHANSGRAEVRE; encoded by the coding sequence GTGGACGCGCAAAGCGCTAGCGCACCCGGTGTGCGGGTGGAGGGGGTTTCAAGGCGTTTCGGCGGTTTGCTGGCTCTGGATAGGGTAAGCCTCGAAGTGCGCCCCGGCGAGGTCTTCGGTCTTTTGGGCCCCAACGGCTCGGGCAAAACCACCTTGATCCGCATCCTCACCGGGGTGCTGTTACCTAGCTCGGGCAGCGCTCAGGTGGCTGGGTTGGATGTGGGGCGGCATCCCGAAGCGGTCAAGGCGGTGATCGGCTACTCTACCCAGGAGGCCAGTGTCTACCGCGACCTGACCGTGCGGGAGAACCTGGAGTTCCGCGCGCGGCTTTACCTCGAGCCCAAAGGCGTTCCCTACGCGGTACAAGAGACCCTTCGGCGCTTCGGCTTGCAGGAGTTCGCCGACAGATTGGCTGGTTCGCTCTCGGGGGGATGGCGGCAACGGCTGGCCATCGCCCAGGCCGTGGTCCACGGGCCTAGAGTGGTCTTCTTGGACGAGCCTACCACCGGGCTGAACCCGGTTTCCCGGCGCACCATCTGGGACTTGATTCATCAGGAGGCCATGCGGGGGGCAGTGGTTTTCGTAACCACCCACTATATGGACGAAGCCGAGCGCTGCCATCGGTTGGCCTTGCTTTACGAGGGAAAAATCATCGCCCAAGGCACTCCCCACGAACTCGAGCAACTGGCCTTGCAAAATGCCCGGATCGCCTACAGCGAAACTACCCTGCCCCTGGAGCAGATTCGGCGCATGCCCGGCGTGCTGGACGGCTGGCCCAGCGGCAACGGGGTGAGGTTGATCCTCGAGGGGGGTGGCCCTACCCCCGACCTTCCTCTCCAGACCATCTATCCCAACCTCGAGGATGTGTTTATCGTGCTGACCAAATACCACGCCAATTCGGGCCGAGCTGAGGTGAGAGAATGA
- a CDS encoding TetR/AcrR family transcriptional regulator has protein sequence MYLLANISDPDPTRARLLRSSLELLAERGYKGATTREIAARAGVSEVTLFRHYASKEELMREAIGRISPPVEQLIPAQIDDLEAAFVQLVRNIEALIEANQGFVIRLLPELMRHPELRGEGGAPRFTRAFTAAGGFIKHCQELGLLRTDETPEQMVVALVGPLIARVLLSEVWGVRISLNLQAHVRGFLEGRRVSAAQGERRRNSGRAKR, from the coding sequence ATGTACTTACTTGCTAACATCTCCGACCCTGACCCGACCCGTGCCAGGCTATTGCGCTCGAGCCTCGAACTGCTGGCCGAGCGGGGCTACAAGGGGGCTACCACCCGCGAGATCGCCGCCCGGGCCGGGGTTTCAGAGGTGACCTTGTTCCGTCATTACGCCAGCAAGGAAGAACTCATGCGCGAGGCCATCGGGCGGATCAGCCCGCCGGTCGAGCAGCTCATCCCCGCCCAGATTGACGACCTCGAGGCCGCCTTTGTGCAGCTCGTCCGCAACATCGAAGCGCTGATCGAGGCCAACCAGGGTTTTGTGATCCGTCTCCTCCCCGAGTTGATGCGCCACCCCGAGCTACGCGGGGAGGGGGGGGCGCCGAGGTTCACCCGGGCCTTTACCGCCGCAGGAGGCTTCATCAAGCACTGCCAGGAACTGGGTTTGCTCCGCACCGATGAAACCCCCGAGCAGATGGTGGTAGCGCTGGTGGGGCCGCTCATCGCACGGGTGCTCCTGAGCGAGGTCTGGGGGGTGAGGATTTCCCTTAATCTACAGGCTCACGTGCGGGGTTTTCTCGAGGGGCGGCGGGTTTCCGCCGCCCAGGGCGAGAGGAGGAGGAATAGTGGACGCGCAAAGCGCTAG
- a CDS encoding IS5 family transposase, translating into MASTRRFYPSDLSDQARFSDRQAEWVLLEPLIPAPKPGGRPAKVPRREIVNAILYVLKNGIQWRAMPHDLPHWSTVYHYFRKWQKEGVWEKAVQALARWDREREGRQACPSALVMDSPSVKTTEKGGPGDTTGRRRSRGGNAR; encoded by the coding sequence GTGGCTTCTACACGTAGATTTTACCCCAGCGACCTTTCGGATCAGGCTCGCTTTAGCGACCGCCAGGCGGAGTGGGTTCTCCTGGAACCCCTCATCCCCGCCCCCAAGCCGGGAGGCCGCCCTGCAAAAGTGCCTAGAAGGGAGATCGTCAACGCCATACTCTACGTCCTGAAAAACGGCATCCAGTGGCGGGCCATGCCCCATGACCTGCCCCACTGGTCTACGGTCTACCACTACTTCCGCAAGTGGCAGAAGGAGGGGGTGTGGGAGAAGGCGGTCCAAGCCCTGGCCCGGTGGGATCGGGAGCGAGAAGGAAGGCAGGCTTGCCCCAGCGCTCTTGTCATGGATAGTCCGTCCGTCAAGACCACGGAAAAAGGGGGCCCCGGGGACACGACGGGGCGAAGAAGGTCAAGGGGAGGAAACGCCAGGTAG